A genomic stretch from Calonectris borealis chromosome 6, bCalBor7.hap1.2, whole genome shotgun sequence includes:
- the ZNF804A gene encoding zinc finger protein 804A isoform X1: MECYYIVISSAHLSNGHFRNIKGVFRGPLSKNGNKTLDYAEKKNTIAKALEDLKANFYCELCDKQYYKHQEFDNHINSYDHAHKQRLKELKQREFARNVASKSRKDERKQEKALQRLHKLAELRKETTCAPGSGPMFKSTTVTVQDHCNDIPQSAAIDSASKQDFSCTLMHDAQNCKDVASVVSSTPGNACSNKSDANKCGDQVQGAQGHRVGFSFAFPKKAAVKLESSAAVFYEYNDETSMEHGFNRRSRFVPGACNLQSPSAAEIVLCPEEKHNCFHPLVEKCIDTAEAPEAQESKEPASEESGVLESLVSAPALSHSKQLVSSDVGGYGIGVTTDLPEQTLPAAAENAQVLPLACSGYELRANRALVQAVVEDCLCPQDVAEEDEKDGNSDSSTTETEMKKLGTDALVPSPSEEGSSGAPQRKPDMRKRPCEPFVPVLSKHGSNILQWPSEMLIYTSTDPSISYSCNPLYFDFKSSRGSDSQEKPKHQPNIPHLHHKTESNHSLVSDFTNKPTSECGDYETEMNKNVCNYTIPLISDVSLIRNCDLAKNQNKVSLDESFRIRKIEKYHISKNHLQQNTVIDEKYNKVWIKESHEKWLHKSRKRKRRRKLCHCHHHHCGDTALAETAMSSVTEKEISYRDENKYQHLQNNPEKCRRDAGNTWLATGEIQQSHQKLGIENGHKRVMSASDHVHWDRGWCDVWSAKNSGQNHGCKWPHRKSKASSRRQVKQLALSSRRHSLRCSKTCCSWKVRRSSCSPEHKCLGHSSEEKIPSQNQSIKRGYNILTEEPEKSHRKRRQHTYSSSSDESAYGQTLSAEEHVRQARTLDTHHKAKGKRRRRKTRIHHVFLDRNARSETSRPPKENSANSTLNILGDFLTQDSLEETNMDPKADHAKDTDETMQLEESKPSLETDSSRVLENDKLAGCTAMESAPSTFSDVVAGSAASVPEHSAPAAAGTQDVLQDEKKKENVNSRENQAHYKFPLPNRHLEQAPLKSYLCHYELAESLPHEKINEVTSEWVQCNPGIFSSPPPLPFKEAHINSHTFLTTEQLIAPFTLPDQTLIFPADNHEKFKDLPSEAYQQIMPQNMLANKVKFAFPSPAIQPPNSPLQPLPLQPPLCSTSVTTIHHTVLQQHAAASTLKVLQPHQQFLPQVPALSRAPLSHLPVGPRLCPGGHAAFVAPPHLPLLPPSVLHPSQLAFPPLPHAVFPSLLSPHPAVIPLQPLF; encoded by the exons AGACTGAAGGAACTGAAACAGAGGGAGTTTGCTCGAAATGTAGCATCTAAATCACGAAAAgatgaaaggaaacaggaaaaagccCTTCAACGTTTGCACAAGCTAGCTGAGCTAAGGAAAGAGACAACGTG tGCTCCTGGAAGCGGCCCTATGTTCAAATCCACTACAGTGACTGTGCAAGATCATTGCAATGATATCCCACAAAGTGCTGCCATAGATTCTGCCAGCAAACAGGATTTCAGCTGTACGTTAATGCACGATGCACAGAATTGTAAAGACGTTGCTTCCGTGGTTTCTTCCACTCCTGGAAATGCATGTAGTAATAAATCCGACGCTAACAAATGTGGAGATCAGGTTCAAGGAGCTCAAGGACATAGAGTTGGgttctcttttgcttttcctaagAAAGCAGCAGTCAAACTGGAGTCTTCAGCTGCCGTTTTCTATGAATATAATGACGAAACGTCTATGGAGCACGGATTTAACAGAAGAAGTAGGTTTGTTCCAGGAGCATGTAACCTGCAGtctccttcagcagcagaaatAGTCCTGTGCCCTGAGGAGAAACATAACTGTTTTCACCCACTGGTGGAAAAATGCATAGACACAGCAGAAGCTCCTGAAGCTCAGGAGTCAAAAGAGCCGGCCAGTGAAGAAAGCGGGGTGCTAGAGAGTCTCGTATCAGCTCCTGCTCTGTCCCATTCAAAGCAACTGGTGTCTTCGGACGTGGGTGGCTACGGTATTGGTGTAACAACAGACTTACCGGAGCAAACGCTGCCCGCGGCTGCGGAGAATGCTCAGGTCCTGCCCCTGGCCTGCAGCGGTTACGAGCTGCGGGCAAACAGGGCTCTCGTGCAGGCAGTTGTGGAGGATTGTTTATGTCCGCAGGACGTTGCGGAGGAAGATGAGAAAGACGGGAACAGTGATTCATCCACaactgaaactgaaatgaaaaagctgGGGACAGATGCATTAGTTCCATCACCATCTGAAGAAGGTAGTAGTGGAGCCCCACAAAGAAAACCGGACATGCGCAAGAGACCTTGTGAACCCTTTGTTCCTGTTCTTAGCAAACATGGATCAAATATTCTTCAGTGGCCATCGGAAATGTTAATTTACACAAGCACAGACCCATCGATTTCTTATAGCTGTAATCCTTTATATTTTGATTTCAAGTCATCGAGAGGAAGTGACAGCCAAGAAAAGCCCAAGCATCAGCCAAACATACCTCATTTGCACCATAAAACTGAATCCAACCATAGCTTAGTCTCGGATTTTACAAATAAACCTACTTCAGAGTGTGGTGattatgaaacagaaatgaataaaaatgtgtgCAACTATACAATACCCCTTATAAGTGATGTTTCCCTCATCAGAAATTGTGATCttgcaaaaaatcaaaataaagtgtCCTTGGATGAGTCATTCAGgattagaaaaatagaaaagtatcACATTTCTAAAAATCACTTACAACAAAACACTGTGATAGATGAGAAATATAACAAAGTCTGGATCAAAGAAAGCCATGAAAAATGGCTTCACAAAAGTAGAAAacggaaaaggagaagaaaattatgtCATTGTCATCATCATCACTGTGGGGACACAGCATTGGCAGAAACAGCGATGTCCTCAGtgactgaaaaagaaatcagttacagagatgaaaataaatatcagCACCTCCAAAATAATCCAGAGAAGTGCAGACGTGATGCGGGGAATACCTGGCTGGCTACAGGTGAGATACAGCAGTCGCATCAAAAACTTGGTATTGAAAATGGTCATAAGAGAGTCATGTCTGCGTCAGATCATGTACACTGGGACAGAGGCTGGTGTGACGTTTGGAGTGCAAAAAATAGCGGCCAAAATCATGGTTGTAAATGGCCGcacagaaagagcaaagcaaGCTCTCGGAGACAGGTGAAGCAGCTGGCTCTGAGTTCCAGGAGGCACAGCTTAAGGTGCTCTAAAACATGTTGCAGCTGGAAAGTCAGGAGGTCAAGTTGTAGCCCAGAGCATAAATGTTTAGGACACAGCAGTGAGGAGAAGATTCCAAGTCAAAACCAGTCCATTAAGAGAGGTTACAACATTCTGACAGAGGAACCTGAAAAATCCCACCGCAAGCGGAGACAGCATACCTATTCCTCTTCATCAGATGAAAGTGCATACGGACAGACATTATCAGCAGAGGAACATGTAAGGCAAGCGCGTACTTTAGATACACATCACAAGGCAAAAGGGAAACGCAGGAGGAGGAAAACTAGAATCCATCATGTATTCCTTGACAGGAACGCAAGAAGTGAGACCTCCAGACCTCCCAAGGAAAATTCTGCAAATTCTACGTTAAATATTTTGGGGGACTTCTTGACTCAAGACAGTCTAGAGGAAACTAATATGGATCCCAAAGCTGATCATGCAAAAGATACGGATGAAACAATGCAGCTGGAGGAAAGCAAGCCATCTCTAGAAACTGATAGTTCACGTGTGCTGGAAAACGACAAGCTGGCAGGGTGCACGGCGATGGAGAGCGCTCCCAGTACATTTTCTGACGTCGTCGCGGGttctgctgcttctgttcctGAGCACAGTGCTCCAGCAGCTGCCGGCACACAGGATGTTCTGCAAGacgaaaagaaaaaagaaaacgtCAACAGTCGTGAAAATCAAGCTCATTACAAATTTCCCCTCCCCAACAGACATTTGGAACAAGCTCCTCTTAAATCCTATCTTTGCCATTATGAATTGGCCGAGTCTCTACCGCATGAGAAAATAAATGAGGTGACCAGTGAATGGGTACAGTGTAATCCTGGCATATTTAGCAGCCCACCACCCTTGCCATTCAAAGAAGCACACATAAACAGTCATACCTTTTTAACTACCGAGCAGTTAATAGCCCCCTTCACCCTGCCAGATCAGACGTTGATATTCCCTGCAGATAACCACGAAAAATTCAAAGACCTCCCGTCCGAGGCGTATCAGCAGATCATGCCACAAAACATGCTGGCCAACAAAGTGAAGTTCGCCTTCCCTTCCCCGGCGATCCAGCCCCCGAATTCCCCGCTGCAGCCCTTACCCTTGCAGCCACCGCTGTGTTCTACCTCCGTTACCACCATCCATCACACCGTCCTACAGCAGCACGCCGCCGCCAGTACGTTGAAGGtcctccagccccaccagcagTTCCTCCCCCAGGTCCCGGCCCTTTCCAGAGCGCCTTTATCTCATCTACCGGTAGGACCGAGGCTCTGCCCCGGGGGCCACGCAGCTTTCGTCGCCCCGCCGCAtttgccgctgctgccgccctcGGTGCTGCACCCGAGCCAGCTGGCGTTCCCCCCGCTGCCGCACGCcgtcttcccctccctgctgtccccgcACCCGGCCGtcattcccctgcagcccctcttcTAG
- the ZNF804A gene encoding zinc finger protein 804A isoform X2 — translation MFKSTTVTVQDHCNDIPQSAAIDSASKQDFSCTLMHDAQNCKDVASVVSSTPGNACSNKSDANKCGDQVQGAQGHRVGFSFAFPKKAAVKLESSAAVFYEYNDETSMEHGFNRRSRFVPGACNLQSPSAAEIVLCPEEKHNCFHPLVEKCIDTAEAPEAQESKEPASEESGVLESLVSAPALSHSKQLVSSDVGGYGIGVTTDLPEQTLPAAAENAQVLPLACSGYELRANRALVQAVVEDCLCPQDVAEEDEKDGNSDSSTTETEMKKLGTDALVPSPSEEGSSGAPQRKPDMRKRPCEPFVPVLSKHGSNILQWPSEMLIYTSTDPSISYSCNPLYFDFKSSRGSDSQEKPKHQPNIPHLHHKTESNHSLVSDFTNKPTSECGDYETEMNKNVCNYTIPLISDVSLIRNCDLAKNQNKVSLDESFRIRKIEKYHISKNHLQQNTVIDEKYNKVWIKESHEKWLHKSRKRKRRRKLCHCHHHHCGDTALAETAMSSVTEKEISYRDENKYQHLQNNPEKCRRDAGNTWLATGEIQQSHQKLGIENGHKRVMSASDHVHWDRGWCDVWSAKNSGQNHGCKWPHRKSKASSRRQVKQLALSSRRHSLRCSKTCCSWKVRRSSCSPEHKCLGHSSEEKIPSQNQSIKRGYNILTEEPEKSHRKRRQHTYSSSSDESAYGQTLSAEEHVRQARTLDTHHKAKGKRRRRKTRIHHVFLDRNARSETSRPPKENSANSTLNILGDFLTQDSLEETNMDPKADHAKDTDETMQLEESKPSLETDSSRVLENDKLAGCTAMESAPSTFSDVVAGSAASVPEHSAPAAAGTQDVLQDEKKKENVNSRENQAHYKFPLPNRHLEQAPLKSYLCHYELAESLPHEKINEVTSEWVQCNPGIFSSPPPLPFKEAHINSHTFLTTEQLIAPFTLPDQTLIFPADNHEKFKDLPSEAYQQIMPQNMLANKVKFAFPSPAIQPPNSPLQPLPLQPPLCSTSVTTIHHTVLQQHAAASTLKVLQPHQQFLPQVPALSRAPLSHLPVGPRLCPGGHAAFVAPPHLPLLPPSVLHPSQLAFPPLPHAVFPSLLSPHPAVIPLQPLF, via the coding sequence ATGTTCAAATCCACTACAGTGACTGTGCAAGATCATTGCAATGATATCCCACAAAGTGCTGCCATAGATTCTGCCAGCAAACAGGATTTCAGCTGTACGTTAATGCACGATGCACAGAATTGTAAAGACGTTGCTTCCGTGGTTTCTTCCACTCCTGGAAATGCATGTAGTAATAAATCCGACGCTAACAAATGTGGAGATCAGGTTCAAGGAGCTCAAGGACATAGAGTTGGgttctcttttgcttttcctaagAAAGCAGCAGTCAAACTGGAGTCTTCAGCTGCCGTTTTCTATGAATATAATGACGAAACGTCTATGGAGCACGGATTTAACAGAAGAAGTAGGTTTGTTCCAGGAGCATGTAACCTGCAGtctccttcagcagcagaaatAGTCCTGTGCCCTGAGGAGAAACATAACTGTTTTCACCCACTGGTGGAAAAATGCATAGACACAGCAGAAGCTCCTGAAGCTCAGGAGTCAAAAGAGCCGGCCAGTGAAGAAAGCGGGGTGCTAGAGAGTCTCGTATCAGCTCCTGCTCTGTCCCATTCAAAGCAACTGGTGTCTTCGGACGTGGGTGGCTACGGTATTGGTGTAACAACAGACTTACCGGAGCAAACGCTGCCCGCGGCTGCGGAGAATGCTCAGGTCCTGCCCCTGGCCTGCAGCGGTTACGAGCTGCGGGCAAACAGGGCTCTCGTGCAGGCAGTTGTGGAGGATTGTTTATGTCCGCAGGACGTTGCGGAGGAAGATGAGAAAGACGGGAACAGTGATTCATCCACaactgaaactgaaatgaaaaagctgGGGACAGATGCATTAGTTCCATCACCATCTGAAGAAGGTAGTAGTGGAGCCCCACAAAGAAAACCGGACATGCGCAAGAGACCTTGTGAACCCTTTGTTCCTGTTCTTAGCAAACATGGATCAAATATTCTTCAGTGGCCATCGGAAATGTTAATTTACACAAGCACAGACCCATCGATTTCTTATAGCTGTAATCCTTTATATTTTGATTTCAAGTCATCGAGAGGAAGTGACAGCCAAGAAAAGCCCAAGCATCAGCCAAACATACCTCATTTGCACCATAAAACTGAATCCAACCATAGCTTAGTCTCGGATTTTACAAATAAACCTACTTCAGAGTGTGGTGattatgaaacagaaatgaataaaaatgtgtgCAACTATACAATACCCCTTATAAGTGATGTTTCCCTCATCAGAAATTGTGATCttgcaaaaaatcaaaataaagtgtCCTTGGATGAGTCATTCAGgattagaaaaatagaaaagtatcACATTTCTAAAAATCACTTACAACAAAACACTGTGATAGATGAGAAATATAACAAAGTCTGGATCAAAGAAAGCCATGAAAAATGGCTTCACAAAAGTAGAAAacggaaaaggagaagaaaattatgtCATTGTCATCATCATCACTGTGGGGACACAGCATTGGCAGAAACAGCGATGTCCTCAGtgactgaaaaagaaatcagttacagagatgaaaataaatatcagCACCTCCAAAATAATCCAGAGAAGTGCAGACGTGATGCGGGGAATACCTGGCTGGCTACAGGTGAGATACAGCAGTCGCATCAAAAACTTGGTATTGAAAATGGTCATAAGAGAGTCATGTCTGCGTCAGATCATGTACACTGGGACAGAGGCTGGTGTGACGTTTGGAGTGCAAAAAATAGCGGCCAAAATCATGGTTGTAAATGGCCGcacagaaagagcaaagcaaGCTCTCGGAGACAGGTGAAGCAGCTGGCTCTGAGTTCCAGGAGGCACAGCTTAAGGTGCTCTAAAACATGTTGCAGCTGGAAAGTCAGGAGGTCAAGTTGTAGCCCAGAGCATAAATGTTTAGGACACAGCAGTGAGGAGAAGATTCCAAGTCAAAACCAGTCCATTAAGAGAGGTTACAACATTCTGACAGAGGAACCTGAAAAATCCCACCGCAAGCGGAGACAGCATACCTATTCCTCTTCATCAGATGAAAGTGCATACGGACAGACATTATCAGCAGAGGAACATGTAAGGCAAGCGCGTACTTTAGATACACATCACAAGGCAAAAGGGAAACGCAGGAGGAGGAAAACTAGAATCCATCATGTATTCCTTGACAGGAACGCAAGAAGTGAGACCTCCAGACCTCCCAAGGAAAATTCTGCAAATTCTACGTTAAATATTTTGGGGGACTTCTTGACTCAAGACAGTCTAGAGGAAACTAATATGGATCCCAAAGCTGATCATGCAAAAGATACGGATGAAACAATGCAGCTGGAGGAAAGCAAGCCATCTCTAGAAACTGATAGTTCACGTGTGCTGGAAAACGACAAGCTGGCAGGGTGCACGGCGATGGAGAGCGCTCCCAGTACATTTTCTGACGTCGTCGCGGGttctgctgcttctgttcctGAGCACAGTGCTCCAGCAGCTGCCGGCACACAGGATGTTCTGCAAGacgaaaagaaaaaagaaaacgtCAACAGTCGTGAAAATCAAGCTCATTACAAATTTCCCCTCCCCAACAGACATTTGGAACAAGCTCCTCTTAAATCCTATCTTTGCCATTATGAATTGGCCGAGTCTCTACCGCATGAGAAAATAAATGAGGTGACCAGTGAATGGGTACAGTGTAATCCTGGCATATTTAGCAGCCCACCACCCTTGCCATTCAAAGAAGCACACATAAACAGTCATACCTTTTTAACTACCGAGCAGTTAATAGCCCCCTTCACCCTGCCAGATCAGACGTTGATATTCCCTGCAGATAACCACGAAAAATTCAAAGACCTCCCGTCCGAGGCGTATCAGCAGATCATGCCACAAAACATGCTGGCCAACAAAGTGAAGTTCGCCTTCCCTTCCCCGGCGATCCAGCCCCCGAATTCCCCGCTGCAGCCCTTACCCTTGCAGCCACCGCTGTGTTCTACCTCCGTTACCACCATCCATCACACCGTCCTACAGCAGCACGCCGCCGCCAGTACGTTGAAGGtcctccagccccaccagcagTTCCTCCCCCAGGTCCCGGCCCTTTCCAGAGCGCCTTTATCTCATCTACCGGTAGGACCGAGGCTCTGCCCCGGGGGCCACGCAGCTTTCGTCGCCCCGCCGCAtttgccgctgctgccgccctcGGTGCTGCACCCGAGCCAGCTGGCGTTCCCCCCGCTGCCGCACGCcgtcttcccctccctgctgtccccgcACCCGGCCGtcattcccctgcagcccctcttcTAG